In Oryza sativa Japonica Group chromosome 11, ASM3414082v1, the following are encoded in one genomic region:
- the LOC136354227 gene encoding protein SUGARY ENHANCER 1-like: MLRRAAAWSCTESLGSESGDVGGCDDDVVVDHHEQQAAEAEGPQTSSPEKRRRTDQRRLPPAMPRAAEGGPFMRAERRGGRLILTEVARGPDRRREVFRASRAGGRLQLRFAGVEEEEEEEAPDGADADAEPAAPAETAESVATTSGGGGGVVVSGYCCNGGGGSFCQVAGGAGRRLEIGAVMGT; this comes from the coding sequence atgctccggcgagcggcggcgtggtCGTGCACCGAGAGCTTGGGCTCCGAgagcggcgacgtcggcggctgtgacgacgacgtcgtcgtcgaccaccacgagcagcaggcggcggaggcggaggggccacagacgtcgtcgccggagaagaggagGCGCACGGACCAGaggcggctcccgccggcgatgccgcgggcggcggaggggggGCCGTTCATGCGCGCggagcgccgcggcgggcggctgATACTGACCGAGGTGGCGCGAGGGcccgaccggcggcgggaggtgttCCGCGCgtcccgcgccggcggccgcctgcAGCTGCGCTTCGCCggagttgaagaagaagaagaagaagaagcgccCGACGGCgctgacgccgacgccgagcctGCTGcgccggcggagacggcggagaGCGTCGCGActacgagcggcggcggcggcggggtcgtggTCAGCGGCTACtgctgcaacggcggcggcggcagcttctGCCAGGTGGCGGGCGGCGCAGGGCGGCGCCTCGAGATTGGTGCCGTGATGGGGACGTGA